CTTCCAACGCATCCAATGCACGCCCGATCTACTGCCCAGCGACATCATCGGGACCCAGATCTATGACTCGGCGAGCAACTCCTTCGTCACCCAGCTCGGGCCGGTGCACGCGAACATCGTGCTGCTCGACGAGATCAACCGATCGAGCGCGAAGACGCAGAGCGCGATGCTCGAAGCGATGGAGGAGCGGCAGACCACGATTGCCGGACAAGTACACCCGCTCGCGGATCCGTTCCTGGTCATCGCCACCCAGAACCCCGTCGACCAGGAAGGCACCTATCCGCTCTCGGAGGCGCAGACCGACCGCTTCCTACTCAAGGAGATCGTGCGTTACCCCTCTCCGCAGGAAGAGGTGGAAGTGATGGCGCGGATCGACGCGGGCATCTACGACAGGCAACCCACCGCGCCGGTCGTCGGCCTCGACGACGTCCTGCGCCTGCAGGACGTGGTGCGGCACGTCCACATGGATCACGCGCTGATGCTCTACGCCAGCCAGCTGGTCGACGCAACCCGCCACCCCGCCCGGGCGCTGCCCAAGCAGATCGCGCGGCTCGTCGAGTACGGCGCCAGCCCGCGCGCCACCATTGCGTTCTGCAAGGCCGCGC
This Mycobacterium simiae DNA region includes the following protein-coding sequences:
- a CDS encoding AAA family ATPase; translation: MTTAGTQPDQRELDDARRIVAAISAAFAAKIVGQRELRESLLIGLLAGGHVLLESVPGLAKTTAAKVLAESIHGRFQRIQCTPDLLPSDIIGTQIYDSASNSFVTQLGPVHANIVLLDEINRSSAKTQSAMLEAMEERQTTIAGQVHPLADPFLVIATQNPVDQEGTYPLSEAQTDRFLLKEIVRYPSPQEEVEVMARIDAGIYDRQPTAPVVGLDDVLRLQDVVRHVHMDHALMLYASQLVDATRHPARALPKQIARLVEYGASPRATIAFCKAARARAVLAGRAHVLPEDIAKLAHRVLRHRLILGFEAASADITAEVVIDAVLRAVRVP